From Paenibacillus sp. V4I7, one genomic window encodes:
- a CDS encoding cell wall metabolism sensor histidine kinase WalK: protein MKLRVYLLIASGVSTSIILLSLFICYQYMLLRWKDVILLTTVTLGAAGVSMLIHYFMTRPLEKAIHAITEETTRISEGQFEGQVPQIGPAEFQRLADQFNRMTGKLNESFQKLRTAEASRKELVANVSHDLRTPMASIQAFVEALQDDVIQDKETFARYLQTIRLETGRLNGLIQELFKLSQLDAGGTEFVPERYHVDHLLLDGLQSLAFQLEDKQLQVDVDLPDRLPQVAIMPQEMKRVLSNILDNAIRHSPVGGTIEIKVEQISEQYVQLYIQDHGQGIDEEDRSKVFDRFYRADPSRTRASGGAGLGLAIAKSIVHLHGGTIGVDSHVGDKGNGSRFWFTLPIY, encoded by the coding sequence ATGAAGCTTCGTGTTTATTTGCTCATTGCGAGTGGGGTGAGCACGAGTATTATTTTGCTATCCTTGTTTATATGCTATCAATATATGTTATTGAGATGGAAAGACGTCATCCTGTTGACGACGGTAACTCTTGGCGCAGCGGGTGTGTCGATGCTCATACATTACTTCATGACGCGACCCCTGGAGAAAGCCATCCATGCGATTACAGAGGAAACGACTCGCATTTCGGAAGGGCAATTTGAGGGACAAGTGCCTCAGATTGGACCTGCTGAGTTCCAAAGACTGGCAGACCAGTTCAATCGAATGACGGGCAAGCTGAATGAAAGCTTTCAGAAATTGCGAACAGCTGAGGCATCCCGTAAAGAACTCGTAGCGAATGTTTCACACGATTTGAGGACCCCAATGGCATCTATTCAAGCATTCGTTGAAGCTTTGCAGGATGATGTCATTCAAGATAAAGAAACGTTTGCGCGGTATCTACAAACCATCCGCCTTGAAACAGGACGATTAAACGGACTTATTCAAGAATTATTCAAGTTATCACAACTGGATGCGGGAGGAACAGAATTTGTTCCTGAACGGTATCATGTCGATCATTTGCTGCTAGACGGCTTGCAAAGCTTGGCTTTTCAGTTGGAGGATAAACAGCTGCAAGTCGACGTCGACTTGCCTGATCGATTGCCTCAGGTGGCTATCATGCCCCAGGAAATGAAGCGGGTCCTTTCCAATATTTTGGATAATGCCATACGGCATTCTCCTGTTGGTGGGACAATTGAAATTAAAGTTGAACAGATCTCTGAGCAGTATGTGCAGCTTTATATTCAGGATCATGGTCAAGGGATCGATGAAGAGGATAGAAGTAAGGTATTCGATCGCTTCTATCGTGCCGATCCGTCAAGAACTCGAGCAAGCGGCGGAGCGGGCCTCGGACTTGCGATTGCCAAATCGATTGTTCATCTGCATGGAGGAACGATTGGCGTTGATAGCCATGTAGGTGATAAAGGGAATGGCAGCCGATTCTGGTTTACGCTGCCGATATATTAG
- a CDS encoding IS1182 family transposase has translation MLHSDKENPQMSYEMVYLDELVPDNHLVRLLQRHIDFSFITDKVKDYYHPTHGRPSIDPIRLFKMMLIGYLFGVRSERQLEQDIIVNNAYRWFLGLSLRDPVPHHSTISWNRHHRFPGSVFQDVFDEVVRLAISHRMVAGRLLVTDSTHMQASANINKYTMQELAKAPSAYLEELEQAVNEERKKHGQKELAPDSSERPKERHIVSKTDPDSGYMKRKGKPEGFFYLEHRTVDAKFNIITDSFVTPGNVNDSTVYIDRLQRQQETFGWQENIEAVILDSGYKGAYVCKKLEEMSIMGVIAPRKIPARKGIFSKEQFTYDADKDVYRCPANQEMIYYTTKRTGEKIYHTEGETCKNCPLFGQCTASEERREMGRHVWEVYKEHVTAHTQSEVGRQLYAKRKETIERSFAESKELYGLRRCRFRGRKGVQEQTLMTSVAQNLKRIARYLARLGGCICAAPFRTRCSG, from the coding sequence TTGTTGCATAGCGATAAGGAAAATCCTCAGATGAGTTACGAAATGGTTTATCTGGATGAACTGGTACCAGATAACCATCTCGTTCGCTTGCTTCAGCGACATATTGACTTCTCTTTTATCACGGATAAAGTAAAGGATTACTATCATCCGACTCACGGGCGACCATCCATTGACCCAATTCGATTGTTTAAAATGATGCTGATCGGCTATCTATTTGGTGTTCGCTCGGAGCGGCAGCTAGAGCAGGATATCATAGTCAACAACGCCTATCGCTGGTTCCTCGGTCTTTCACTAAGAGATCCTGTTCCGCATCACAGCACCATTAGTTGGAACCGGCACCACCGCTTTCCGGGCAGTGTGTTTCAAGATGTGTTCGATGAAGTTGTTCGACTGGCAATTTCCCATCGTATGGTTGCAGGAAGACTGCTTGTAACAGACTCCACTCACATGCAGGCGAGTGCGAATATAAACAAGTACACGATGCAAGAACTCGCCAAAGCGCCCTCTGCTTATCTAGAAGAGCTGGAGCAGGCGGTAAATGAAGAACGCAAGAAACATGGGCAAAAAGAACTGGCACCGGACTCATCCGAACGGCCAAAGGAACGTCACATAGTAAGCAAAACGGATCCGGACAGTGGTTATATGAAACGTAAAGGAAAACCAGAAGGTTTCTTTTATTTGGAGCATCGGACGGTTGATGCTAAATTCAACATCATCACGGATTCGTTTGTCACCCCTGGAAATGTGAACGATTCTACGGTTTACATTGACCGATTACAGCGCCAGCAAGAAACGTTTGGCTGGCAGGAAAACATTGAAGCCGTCATACTAGATTCCGGATACAAGGGTGCGTACGTGTGCAAGAAATTAGAAGAGATGAGCATCATGGGTGTGATTGCGCCGCGTAAAATACCCGCTCGTAAAGGAATTTTTTCTAAAGAACAATTTACCTATGACGCTGACAAAGATGTCTATCGCTGTCCTGCAAACCAGGAGATGATCTATTACACGACGAAGCGAACAGGGGAGAAGATATATCACACAGAGGGGGAAACATGCAAGAACTGCCCACTCTTTGGCCAATGTACAGCTTCAGAAGAACGTCGCGAAATGGGACGACACGTATGGGAAGTGTACAAGGAACATGTGACCGCACACACACAAAGCGAGGTCGGCCGACAACTTTATGCTAAACGCAAGGAAACCATTGAGCGAAGTTTCGCAGAGTCCAAAGAACTCTACGGGCTTCGCCGTTGCCGGTTCCGGGGACGAAAAGGTGTGCAAGAGCAGACCTTGATGACAAGTGTCGCGCAGAACCTCAAACGAATAGCCAGGTACCTGGCTAGGCTAGGAGGGTGTATTTGTGCTGCCCCTTTTCGAACAAGATGCTCTGGATGA
- a CDS encoding sugar ABC transporter permease translates to MNQEASITVPAKPVKRSIRKKNDGLRHILQYKALYLMFMPGVIFLLINNYFPMFGVIIAFKNVNYTDGILHSPWVGWTNFKFLFSTSDAWVITRNTLLYNALFILLNLVFGVGLAILFNEVKSRIAGKMYQSIIFLPYFLSMVIVSYIVLAFLGVENGFINKSILTPLGFEAIDWYSENKYWPYILPLVNTWKSIGYFSLIYLAAIIGFDSDYYEAATIDGASRWHQVRYITIPLLYPIIIITTLLAIGRIFYSDFGLFFQVPLNSGSIFPTTNVIDTYVYRTFQTNGDIGMSSAAGLYQAVVGMILVLTTNVLVRKFSRENALF, encoded by the coding sequence ATGAACCAGGAGGCTAGTATAACAGTACCTGCAAAACCTGTAAAACGAAGTATTCGTAAAAAGAACGATGGCCTTCGTCATATTTTGCAATATAAAGCGCTTTATCTTATGTTTATGCCAGGTGTTATATTTCTTCTCATTAACAATTACTTTCCGATGTTTGGTGTAATTATTGCTTTTAAAAACGTGAACTATACCGATGGAATTTTGCATAGTCCATGGGTGGGATGGACAAATTTCAAATTTTTATTCAGCACCTCAGATGCTTGGGTTATTACCCGCAATACACTGCTCTATAACGCATTGTTTATTTTGTTGAATCTTGTGTTCGGTGTCGGTCTTGCTATTTTGTTTAATGAAGTTAAAAGTCGAATTGCAGGAAAAATGTATCAGTCGATTATTTTCTTACCTTATTTCTTATCAATGGTCATTGTTAGTTATATCGTTCTTGCTTTCTTAGGGGTGGAAAATGGATTTATCAATAAATCGATCTTGACTCCACTAGGATTTGAAGCCATCGATTGGTACTCGGAAAACAAATACTGGCCGTATATACTTCCTCTTGTGAATACATGGAAAAGCATAGGTTATTTCTCACTCATTTATCTTGCTGCGATTATCGGTTTTGACAGTGATTACTATGAAGCTGCAACGATTGACGGGGCATCCAGGTGGCATCAAGTACGCTATATAACGATTCCGTTATTATATCCAATAATTATCATTACGACTTTGCTTGCTATCGGTAGAATTTTCTATTCGGATTTCGGGCTGTTCTTCCAAGTTCCATTAAATTCAGGATCGATTTTCCCAACGACTAACGTGATTGACACCTATGTGTATAGAACGTTCCAAACGAATGGTGATATCGGAATGTCTTCTGCTGCAGGGCTTTATCAAGCTGTTGTCGGGATGATTTTAGTATTAACGACTAACGTTCTCGTGAGAAAATTTAGCCGAGAGAACGCACTCTTTTAG
- a CDS encoding ABC transporter substrate-binding protein produces the protein MKKNLGSISLVSLLALSMVAAGCGKESTTSTPAPAASAAATATAKANEPTAEIQLMFPGTPQKDVALVEAEANKYLKDKLNVTLKINAVDWGQWDNKLNLMIASGEPSDIVFTAAWQRYAINVAKGAFLDLGPLVDKNAPELKKELDPAFFDGSKINGKNYGIPTNKELAATRGVVYRQDLVDKYQLDVSKVKTWADLEPLLKVIKEKEPAITPFFMTATSNGVFDGLDWDALGDGAIPGVISKTDKSTKVLNQLETPQYVDIMKLTRSWFKAGYVNKDAATSTVTVADQAKAGKVFMWAEGLKPGKAAEMEGYVGFKLGQIDLTVPTITTGDASGAMLAISKSSKNPDKAMKVIGLLHSDKYLNNLINFGIEGKHYVKKSDNIIDAAPGIDPKNHPYNPGAQWELGNQFLNYLMSNENPKKWDLFKEFNAKGVKSPGLGFSFDAEPVKTEIAAVTNVSKQYEAAIRTGSVDPDEKIAEYLAKQKAAGVDKIIAEKQKQFDAFLATNKK, from the coding sequence GTGAAAAAGAATTTAGGTTCTATAAGTTTGGTTTCTTTGTTAGCACTTAGTATGGTAGCCGCGGGTTGTGGGAAGGAAAGCACGACTTCTACGCCAGCGCCGGCAGCATCTGCCGCTGCAACAGCAACAGCAAAAGCAAATGAACCAACGGCTGAAATACAGCTTATGTTTCCTGGAACCCCACAGAAAGATGTTGCATTGGTTGAAGCCGAGGCTAACAAATACTTAAAAGATAAACTGAACGTTACCCTCAAAATTAACGCAGTTGATTGGGGACAATGGGATAATAAATTAAACTTGATGATCGCCTCAGGTGAACCGTCCGATATTGTTTTCACAGCTGCATGGCAAAGATATGCAATCAATGTAGCAAAGGGCGCTTTCCTAGATCTTGGACCGCTAGTTGATAAAAATGCTCCTGAACTTAAGAAAGAGCTTGATCCTGCTTTCTTTGATGGTTCCAAAATTAATGGTAAAAACTACGGAATTCCAACAAACAAGGAACTGGCTGCAACACGCGGCGTTGTCTACCGTCAAGATTTGGTCGATAAATATCAATTAGATGTTTCTAAAGTAAAAACATGGGCTGATTTAGAACCGTTGTTAAAAGTGATTAAAGAAAAAGAGCCTGCGATTACTCCTTTCTTTATGACGGCTACAAGTAATGGTGTTTTTGACGGCTTGGATTGGGATGCTTTGGGCGATGGAGCTATTCCGGGCGTGATTAGTAAAACGGATAAGTCCACGAAAGTTCTGAATCAATTGGAGACTCCTCAATATGTAGACATTATGAAGCTTACTCGTTCGTGGTTTAAGGCGGGTTATGTGAATAAAGATGCGGCTACAAGTACGGTAACCGTTGCCGATCAAGCAAAAGCAGGAAAAGTATTTATGTGGGCTGAAGGTCTGAAGCCAGGTAAAGCTGCCGAAATGGAAGGTTATGTCGGCTTTAAGCTTGGACAAATCGATTTGACAGTACCTACGATTACGACAGGCGATGCTTCCGGCGCGATGTTGGCCATTTCAAAATCATCTAAAAATCCTGATAAAGCAATGAAAGTAATTGGACTTTTACACAGCGATAAATACTTGAACAACTTAATCAACTTTGGTATCGAAGGTAAACATTATGTCAAAAAATCAGACAATATCATTGATGCAGCGCCTGGAATAGATCCTAAAAATCATCCTTATAACCCAGGTGCGCAATGGGAACTTGGTAACCAATTCTTGAACTACCTAATGTCTAATGAAAATCCGAAGAAATGGGATTTATTTAAAGAGTTTAATGCCAAAGGCGTTAAATCTCCTGGTCTAGGATTCTCATTTGATGCGGAACCGGTAAAAACCGAAATCGCTGCTGTAACTAACGTAAGCAAGCAATACGAAGCAGCAATAAGAACAGGTTCAGTCGATCCAGATGAAAAAATTGCCGAGTATTTGGCGAAACAAAAAGCAGCCGGCGTCGATAAGATTATTGCAGAAAAACAAAAACAATTCGATGCTTTCTTGGCAACAAACAAAAAATAA
- a CDS encoding class I SAM-dependent methyltransferase has product MVEKRMICHCGGVSAIEYLDMLAKLGVGNAHPGGFGETIEQLKKYPIEKGKRVLEVGCGTGRTACFLAEQGCEVTAIDIRPEMIAKANIRAEKQGVQVEFMVGDVCQLPFEDHTFDVVLVESVTNFADAQKAVSEYYRVLKSEGKLYDREVIRIKEMSPGVHRALCSFYGVNKIYSMDEWRQLLEKSRFDPVDFSGVHPFPLTMFEDQVQHPDPVHLSDKQSFMDPRIWQITAKYDELVNKYHPYMGYTLMIGSKE; this is encoded by the coding sequence ATGGTAGAAAAGAGAATGATTTGCCATTGTGGAGGTGTAAGTGCTATCGAGTACTTAGATATGTTAGCCAAATTAGGAGTGGGCAATGCGCATCCCGGGGGTTTCGGAGAAACGATTGAGCAATTGAAGAAGTATCCCATTGAGAAAGGGAAGCGTGTGCTTGAGGTCGGATGCGGGACTGGAAGAACGGCATGTTTCCTGGCCGAGCAAGGATGCGAAGTAACAGCGATCGATATTCGTCCGGAAATGATTGCGAAAGCGAACATAAGAGCTGAGAAGCAGGGGGTACAGGTGGAATTCATGGTTGGGGATGTATGCCAATTACCCTTTGAAGATCATACTTTTGATGTTGTGTTAGTGGAGTCAGTGACGAATTTTGCAGATGCTCAGAAAGCAGTATCTGAGTATTATAGGGTGCTTAAATCTGAAGGTAAGCTTTATGATCGAGAAGTCATCCGAATCAAAGAGATGTCACCAGGAGTTCATAGGGCCTTGTGCAGCTTCTATGGGGTAAATAAAATATATAGTATGGATGAATGGCGGCAGCTGTTAGAAAAGAGCAGGTTTGACCCCGTGGACTTCTCAGGGGTACATCCTTTTCCGCTAACGATGTTCGAAGATCAAGTTCAACATCCAGATCCTGTTCACTTGTCTGATAAGCAATCGTTTATGGATCCACGCATTTGGCAAATCACTGCAAAATACGATGAGCTCGTCAATAAATATCATCCATATATGGGCTATACCCTCATGATTGGATCGAAGGAATAA
- a CDS encoding MFS transporter, whose product MHRIPLFSLISKYDTAIWVRVVGTILTSLAGFMMRPYLVYYLYDKLDGSIFLSMLIIGLQPLCGIFVNLYAGSLSDRYGRKPMMLAALIIQAFAIGGYMFASHVWEFAVISIINGIGHAMFGPAANAQIADVVPQEKRAEVFALLHTALNMGSAFGPLLGLLLFTWNPTIIFLTCAIALFAYAGLVVLKVPETLPMKSAAEQELSKTKPKIRWRDHKPLLWITLLAMPVSLLYAQVESTFPLHLQQNFENYKTVFAAIITFNGCIVIALQIWIAKRTEHVSAYLVVAASYLLFAIVSLGYGFVPFFAILLVVEFLFTIGEMLNGPHIQKVISVIAPEEHRGWYFSVFGMNWQLSRAIGPILGGLLFSHYGGKMMFAVLAAIILIAGIAQTRYIRRLNHKKEEPIIEAALQT is encoded by the coding sequence ATGCACAGGATCCCTTTGTTTTCATTGATTAGCAAGTATGATACAGCGATATGGGTTCGAGTCGTTGGGACGATTCTAACTTCATTAGCTGGATTTATGATGAGACCCTATTTGGTTTATTATTTGTATGACAAGCTTGATGGTTCTATTTTCTTATCCATGTTGATTATCGGATTGCAGCCGTTATGCGGAATTTTCGTGAATCTGTATGCAGGCAGCTTGAGCGATCGTTATGGACGGAAGCCGATGATGCTGGCTGCTCTCATTATTCAAGCCTTTGCCATTGGCGGTTATATGTTTGCCAGTCACGTTTGGGAATTCGCTGTCATTTCGATCATTAACGGCATTGGCCATGCTATGTTTGGACCAGCTGCCAATGCACAGATTGCGGATGTTGTCCCACAGGAGAAACGAGCCGAAGTATTTGCTCTGCTCCACACAGCATTAAATATGGGTTCAGCATTTGGACCGCTGCTTGGACTGCTTTTATTCACCTGGAATCCAACAATTATATTCTTGACTTGCGCGATAGCTCTCTTTGCTTACGCAGGGTTGGTCGTCTTGAAGGTTCCAGAGACATTGCCTATGAAGAGCGCCGCGGAGCAGGAATTGTCTAAGACAAAGCCAAAAATCAGATGGCGGGATCATAAGCCGCTCCTTTGGATAACACTTCTAGCGATGCCGGTATCGTTGTTATATGCACAGGTGGAGTCAACGTTCCCACTGCATTTGCAGCAGAATTTTGAGAATTATAAGACTGTTTTTGCTGCGATTATTACCTTCAATGGCTGTATTGTTATTGCACTGCAAATATGGATCGCAAAGCGTACAGAGCACGTTTCGGCCTATTTGGTAGTCGCTGCATCCTATCTGTTGTTTGCCATTGTGTCACTAGGTTATGGATTTGTTCCTTTCTTCGCTATACTACTTGTTGTTGAATTTTTATTTACCATTGGTGAAATGTTGAATGGTCCCCACATTCAGAAGGTGATCTCCGTTATAGCGCCAGAGGAGCATAGAGGTTGGTATTTCTCCGTGTTCGGTATGAATTGGCAGCTATCGCGCGCCATTGGGCCTATTCTGGGTGGCTTGTTATTCAGTCACTATGGCGGGAAGATGATGTTCGCTGTTTTAGCTGCCATCATTCTCATAGCCGGTATTGCTCAGACGCGATATATTCGAAGGCTTAATCACAAAAAAGAGGAGCCTATTATAGAGGCTGCTTTGCAAACGTAA
- a CDS encoding alpha/beta fold hydrolase has translation MKHHINGAEQFVEEKGHGAPVILLHGFPLDHRMWQSQIDALSGNYRVITPDLRGMGKSDVPVSNISINQYANDILTLMDKMGIEKAALGGFSMGGYVAFALLRKAPKRFTGLILANTRPEADGQEARKNRLNMAVSLYEKGSVVARDAMLPKLITEPSKQEHPKLVDTLSMVMESMPAEGLVHACLAMAFREDSVDLLRSISVPTLVIAGEQDPIAPPDVMKKMADQITGASYHVIPAASHLTPMEKPEAFNALLIDFLKGIKA, from the coding sequence ATGAAACATCATATTAACGGAGCCGAACAGTTCGTCGAAGAAAAAGGGCATGGAGCACCGGTTATTTTATTGCACGGCTTTCCATTGGATCATCGCATGTGGCAATCGCAGATAGATGCTTTGTCAGGGAACTATCGCGTCATTACACCAGATTTACGTGGCATGGGCAAGTCTGATGTACCCGTATCGAATATATCGATAAACCAATATGCCAATGACATTTTAACTTTAATGGATAAAATGGGCATAGAAAAAGCCGCACTTGGCGGCTTCTCCATGGGAGGTTATGTGGCGTTTGCACTTCTACGCAAAGCTCCAAAACGTTTCACAGGTCTTATATTGGCTAATACTCGTCCTGAAGCAGATGGACAAGAGGCTCGTAAGAATCGTTTAAACATGGCCGTCTCGCTATATGAAAAAGGGTCCGTGGTGGCAAGAGATGCTATGCTGCCTAAACTTATTACCGAACCATCAAAGCAAGAACATCCTAAGCTCGTCGATACCTTGAGTATGGTGATGGAATCGATGCCAGCAGAGGGACTTGTCCATGCTTGTCTTGCCATGGCATTCCGCGAGGACTCCGTCGACCTGCTTAGGTCTATCTCGGTACCAACTCTAGTTATCGCCGGTGAACAAGACCCGATCGCACCTCCGGATGTCATGAAGAAAATGGCCGACCAGATTACAGGCGCCAGCTATCATGTCATACCAGCTGCCTCACATTTGACGCCAATGGAAAAACCGGAAGCATTTAATGCGCTGCTGATTGATTTTCTGAAGGGCATTAAAGCCTAA
- a CDS encoding response regulator transcription factor, with the protein MGSLVLVVDDETNIIDVCTVYLQREGYQVVSAVSGDEAIRLWRLHSPQLIVLDLMMPGKNGWQVCEEIRNEQDVPIIMLTARGDEMDRLMGLTMGADDYLTKPFSPRELVLRAKAILRRQQRGQAEALNGAGTVPPAHIMKFPGLEVNVLHRSVRVNGKEIELTVKEFELLHLFAGHPEQVFSRNQLLSKVWDIDYYGDTTTVTVHIRRLREKIEPNPSQPRYIKTVWGIGYKFEGREPS; encoded by the coding sequence ATGGGTTCACTCGTTCTCGTGGTGGATGATGAAACGAATATTATTGATGTGTGCACCGTCTATTTGCAAAGAGAGGGGTACCAGGTTGTTTCGGCGGTGAGTGGCGACGAAGCCATCCGCTTATGGCGGCTCCACAGCCCGCAGCTGATTGTTCTTGACCTCATGATGCCGGGTAAGAACGGCTGGCAAGTGTGCGAAGAAATTCGCAACGAGCAGGATGTGCCCATCATCATGTTGACGGCTCGAGGCGATGAAATGGATCGCCTTATGGGGTTAACAATGGGGGCAGACGACTACTTGACGAAGCCATTTTCGCCGCGCGAGCTGGTGCTGCGAGCGAAAGCGATTTTGCGTAGACAGCAGCGCGGCCAAGCGGAAGCGCTTAACGGGGCAGGCACTGTGCCACCTGCGCATATCATGAAGTTTCCGGGGCTCGAGGTTAATGTGCTGCACCGGAGTGTTAGGGTGAACGGGAAGGAAATCGAGCTTACCGTGAAGGAATTTGAGCTGCTGCACCTGTTTGCGGGACACCCGGAGCAAGTATTTTCACGCAATCAGCTGCTGAGTAAAGTGTGGGATATCGATTATTACGGCGATACAACAACAGTTACTGTCCACATTCGCCGACTGCGAGAGAAGATTGAGCCAAATCCTTCTCAGCCGCGATACATTAAGACCGTATGGGGTATTGGCTATAAATTTGAGGGTAGGGAGCCATCATGA
- a CDS encoding ROK family protein produces MNVDVITERIPNRKAKEIYERICRQTTVSKTELLEQSGMTVSTLTRLLEELTVQGLILESGFGASTGGRRPILYEKNPAYAYVFGLEISRTLSKLVLVDLGMKKLDAKSWTMTAEMTPDVLIRLIVEEVKRIIAAHHINSSSVLGIGIGAVGPVDRLSGTILEPSYFPAKGWRNVEICRQLTGELGIPALLDNGANTAILAESWHQRTQSFRHLLYIHAGIGLRSSMVSEGKVIYGAVDMEGSVGQMIIQTDGVPHRNTSGNYGALESYASLYAIEKAARSALKQGRSTVLSHLVDDPEQVTYLHVLEALKKNDPLVVEIITEAATYFGIGLANLLNILHPEKVILGGPLIAGGELFFQTATQVAIRKTYYYPAYQVVFSKGQLGEEALAIGAAVMVMDQLVRL; encoded by the coding sequence TTGAACGTAGATGTTATAACGGAACGAATTCCGAATCGTAAGGCCAAAGAAATCTATGAGCGAATTTGTCGTCAAACAACAGTTTCCAAAACGGAGTTGTTAGAGCAAAGTGGGATGACAGTATCTACGTTGACGCGGCTTTTGGAGGAACTGACGGTTCAAGGACTTATCCTTGAATCTGGTTTCGGTGCTTCAACAGGTGGGCGTAGGCCGATTCTGTATGAAAAGAATCCGGCCTATGCTTATGTATTTGGTTTGGAAATATCCAGAACATTGTCCAAGCTCGTTCTTGTTGATCTGGGAATGAAGAAATTGGACGCTAAGAGCTGGACGATGACGGCTGAGATGACGCCGGATGTGCTGATTCGTCTTATCGTGGAAGAAGTAAAAAGGATAATAGCCGCACACCACATAAATTCTTCATCAGTGCTGGGAATAGGGATTGGTGCCGTTGGTCCTGTAGATCGCTTGTCAGGTACCATCTTAGAGCCGTCTTATTTTCCAGCAAAAGGATGGAGAAATGTTGAGATCTGCAGGCAGCTAACAGGGGAGCTAGGTATTCCTGCACTGCTGGATAATGGAGCTAACACGGCCATCCTAGCGGAATCATGGCATCAACGTACGCAGAGCTTTAGGCATCTGCTCTATATTCATGCTGGAATTGGTTTGCGCTCCTCCATGGTTTCGGAAGGAAAGGTTATTTATGGTGCCGTCGATATGGAAGGCTCTGTAGGTCAAATGATTATTCAAACGGATGGTGTTCCCCATCGGAATACGTCAGGCAATTATGGAGCATTGGAGTCGTATGCTTCTTTGTATGCCATCGAGAAGGCGGCTCGATCTGCATTAAAGCAGGGGCGATCCACGGTGTTGTCCCATTTGGTTGATGACCCCGAGCAGGTCACATACCTGCATGTATTGGAGGCGCTCAAAAAAAATGATCCCCTTGTTGTGGAGATCATCACGGAGGCTGCCACCTATTTTGGCATTGGACTAGCTAACTTGCTAAATATATTACACCCCGAAAAGGTAATCTTAGGGGGGCCGTTAATTGCGGGAGGGGAGTTATTTTTCCAAACCGCTACGCAGGTAGCGATTCGGAAGACCTACTACTACCCCGCTTATCAAGTTGTCTTCAGCAAAGGGCAGCTTGGTGAGGAAGCTTTAGCGATTGGTGCAGCCGTGATGGTCATGGACCAGCTGGTTAGGCTTTAA
- a CDS encoding carbohydrate ABC transporter permease, protein MAKYKISQLLLHLFFICLSLACLLPVLLVISISFSDENTVIANGFKFYPEKFSLDAYSFLYNQLSQIITAYGVTIFVTVVGTLLSLLLIALYAYPLSRRELRHRNKFALFIFLTMIFNGGLVPWYLVYVNLLHLKDSVWSLIIPLFLQPFFVIIMRTFFQTTIPESIIESATIDGASEVKIFYKIILPLSLPVLATIGLFNTLNYWNDWFLSLIFITKGNGISLQYLMYKTLLNIQYLTTNENAANQLSKMGAVVNLPSQTLRMAMAVVGIGPIIFAYPFFQKYFVKGLTIGAVKG, encoded by the coding sequence ATGGCGAAATACAAAATATCGCAGTTATTGCTGCATCTGTTTTTTATCTGTTTATCCTTAGCTTGTCTACTTCCGGTACTTCTGGTCATTAGCATTTCTTTCTCGGATGAGAATACGGTGATTGCGAACGGTTTTAAATTCTACCCGGAGAAGTTCAGTCTGGATGCCTACAGTTTTCTTTATAATCAATTATCTCAAATTATTACGGCTTATGGGGTGACGATATTTGTAACCGTTGTAGGAACTTTGCTTAGCCTGCTGTTAATTGCACTTTATGCGTATCCCTTATCTAGAAGGGAACTCCGACATCGGAATAAATTTGCACTTTTCATATTTTTAACAATGATCTTTAACGGCGGTTTGGTTCCTTGGTATCTGGTATATGTGAATTTATTGCATCTTAAGGATTCGGTTTGGTCACTTATTATCCCTTTGTTTCTTCAGCCATTTTTTGTGATTATCATGCGGACATTTTTTCAAACGACCATTCCTGAATCTATCATTGAATCCGCAACCATTGACGGTGCGAGTGAAGTGAAGATATTTTATAAAATTATCCTTCCCTTATCACTACCGGTGCTCGCAACAATCGGATTATTTAATACTTTGAACTACTGGAATGACTGGTTTCTCAGCTTGATCTTTATCACGAAAGGCAACGGAATAAGTTTGCAATATTTAATGTATAAAACGCTGCTTAATATTCAATATTTAACTACGAATGAGAATGCTGCCAACCAATTATCGAAAATGGGTGCTGTAGTTAATCTCCCTTCGCAAACACTGCGGATGGCAATGGCAGTAGTGGGTATTGGACCTATCATATTCGCTTATCCTTTCTTCCAAAAATATTTTGTTAAAGGATTGACCATCGGTGCTGTGAAAGGCTAA
- a CDS encoding YjcZ family sporulation protein, with protein MGVAAGAGAGYGGGYTSAAAVLVLFILLVIVTMTYAW; from the coding sequence ATGGGTGTTGCTGCTGGTGCTGGTGCTGGATATGGCGGTGGATATACTTCCGCTGCTGCTGTTCTCGTATTGTTCATTTTGCTTGTAATCGTAACTATGACTTACGCTTGGTAA